The stretch of DNA CTGATCGAGCCCATTTTGTGCCGATCGGCGGTAAATCCCCGCCGTTGCGTCATCAGTGTTAAAGACCCTCTCCCCTTGCCCAAGGTGGGCCCGCAAGGCTATGCGTGCACGCCGGGAACCCGCCGGCTCTGGACCGCGCTGGCGCGGGCGCAACCCCGATATCAGGATTGCCGATGACTGCCTCTCCGCTTCTCACGATCGTACTGGCTGCCGGCAAGGGCACCCGCATGAAGTCGGCGATGCCAAAGGTGCTGCACAAAGTGGCCGGCCGGAGCATGCTGGGCCACGTTCTAGCCGTCGCGCAGTCGTCGAGAAGCGACCAGATCGCCGTTGTCATAGGCCCGGGCATGGATGCGGTGGAGAAGGCCGCGAAGGCAGATGCGCCGCAATCACAGATCTATATTCAACCGGTTCAACAGGGTACCGCCGACGCAGTGCTGGCGGCGCGCGAGGCGCTTGATGCGCATGGCGGCGACGTGATCGTGCTGTACGCCGACACGCCACTGATCCGCGAGCAGACCATTGCGCGACTTCGCGAGCGTTTGGATATGGGCGCTGCCGTCGCGGTACTTGGCTTTCGATCACACAATCCCGCCGAATACGGCCGCTTGATTACAGGCACCAAGGACGAGCTGATTGCCATTCGCGAGTACAAGGATGCGAATGCGACCGAGCGCGCCATTGATTTGTGCAACTCGGGCGTGATCGCTTTTCGTGTGCCTAAACTATCAAGTTTGCTAGGGCGCATAGGCACCGCAAATGCCAAAGGGGAGTATTATCTGACCGATGCGGTTGAGCTCGCCCGCGCAGACGGTCTTTCGGCCGCCGTTGTGGAGTGTGAGGAGGAAGAGGTGTTGGGCGTCAACGCCCGCGATCACCTTGCGCACGCCGAAGCAATCTGGCAGCGCCGCCGTCGCAACGAGCTAATGCAGGAGGGCGTCACCATGATTGCGCCCGACACAGTATTCTTGTCGCACGACACCCAGATCGCCCGCGACGTGATCGTCGAGCCTAACGTCTTTTTCGGGCTCGGCGTCTCGGTTGCGGAAGGCGCCGAGATCAAATCCAATTGCTATCTCGAAGGTGCGAGTGTGGGGGCGCGTGCCCGCATCGGACCGTTCGCACGGCTGCGTCCGGGCGCAAAACTCGCCGAGGATGTCCACGTTGGAAACTTCGTCGAGATAAAGAATGTGGCGATGGGGCCAGGCGCTAAGGCTAATCATCTCGCCTATCTCGGCGACGGCAGCGTTGGGGCTAAGGCCAACGTCGGGGCGGGCACCATTTTCTGCAATTATGACGGTTTCAATAAGACCCGCACCGAGATCGGCGATGGCGCGTTCATAGGCTCGAACTCATCGCTCGTGGCGCCAGTCAAGATCGGCGCAGGAGCTTACGTGGGGTCGGGCAGCGTCATCACCAAGGACGTGTCGGCGGGCAGTCTTGCTTTGGAGAGGGGTACCCAGGAAGAGCGGCCCGGTTGGGCTGAGAAATTCCGCACGATGATGGGGCGCCGTAAGGCCAAATCTTAACTGAGCACGCATTTTGCAAGGCTCGGTTCCGTAGTTATTGATAAGATTTTGTTGGGCGTCAGACGCGTCATCCTGAAACATTCTGTGAGTTGAGCAACACGTTAACCTCGCTACCCTCGTTACGACGAGTCGGGGGCACGGGGCCGGCTTTCACAAATCAACGCATAAGGGTTTGACCGCATGTGTGGGATCGTTGGCATTCTTGGTAAGTCGGCTGTCGCGACCGATCTGGTCGATGCGCTTCGCAGATTGGAATACCGCGGCTATGACTCCGCCGGGATCGCGACCGTGGAATCCGGCCACCTTGAGCGCCGCCGTGCAGAGGGCAAACTCAAAAATCTAGAAAAGCGGTTGCTGACGGAGCCGCTCGAAGGCCGCACCGGCATCGGGCATACCCGGTGGGCAACGCATGGGCGCCCGACTGAGCGCAACGCCCATCCCCACATGACGCCGCAAGTATCGGTCGTGCATAACGGTATCATCGAGAACTTCCGAGAGCTGCGCGCTGATCTGGAGAAGAAGGGGCACGTCTTCGATACCGACACCGATACGGAGGCCGTCGTTCATCTCATCTCCCATTACATGCAAGAGGGCCTAGAGCCGGTCGAGGCCGTGCGGTTTGCCCTCGGCGAGCTTCAGGGCGCCTTCGCGCTTGGCATCATCTTCGCGGGTTACGATGATCTCATGATTGCGGCCCGCCAGGGTTCTCCCCTCGCCATCGGTCATGGCTCGGGAGAAATGTATTTGGGCAGCGATGCCATCGCGCTTGCGCCTTTTACCGATGCAATCACCTATCTCGATGAGGGTGACTGGGCCGTGATGCACCGCTCCGGCGTTGAGATATTTGACCGCTCCGGCAATCACGTCGAACGTCCGATGGTGAAGTCCGTCGCCAGCTCGCTGCTGGTCGACAAGGGCAACCATCGGCACTTCATGGCGAAGGAAATTCACGAGCAGCCCGAAGTCATCTCGCACACGCTCGCCAACTACATCGATATGGCGGCAGGAGAAGTCCGCTTCCCCGATCTTGGAATCGATTTGGCGAAGATTTCCCGCGTGACGATCTCTGCTTGCGGCACCGCCTACTACGCGGGGCTGGTTGGCAAGTACTGGATCGAACAACTGGCGCGGGTTCCTGTCGAGATCGATATAGCGTCCGAGCTGCGTTATCGCGAAGCGCCGTTGCCCGAGGATGGTCTTGCCGTCTTCGTTTCGCAGTCCGGCGAGACCGCCGATACCCTTGCCACGCTGCGCTATTGCAAGGCGGGCGGCCAGCGGATCGCCTCGATCGTCAATGTGCGCACGTCGACGATTGCGCGCGAATCCCACGCGCCGCTTCCCACCTTGGCTGGTCCTGAAATCGGTGTCGCGTCCACCAAGGCCTTCACCTGCCAGCTTTCAGTCCTTGCCTGCCTGGCCATTGCGCTTGGCCGCGCCCGCGGCTCCATCACCAGCGAAAAGGAGCAGGAGATCGTCCAGGCGCTGATGGAAGTTCCGCGCCACATCTCTTCCATCATTCGCAACGAGCAGCAGTTCGTAGAGATCGCACAGGAGCTTTCGAAGGCGCGTGACGTGCTCTACCTGGGTCGTGGCACGTCCTACGCCATCGCTCTTGAGGGTGCGCTGAAGCTCAAGGAAATCTCGTACATCCACGCTGAAGGATATGCTGCAGGCGAGCTTAAGCATGGCCCCATAGCGCTCATCGATGAGAATGTTCCCGTCATTGTAGTCGCGCCCGACGATGCGCTGTTCGAGAAAACGGTTTCGAATATGCAGGAGGTTGCGGCCCGTGGTGGCCGTATTATTCTGATTTCAGACGCGTCAGAGGAAAAGGTTTCCTGTAAATTGGCCGCGCATATCCAAATGCCTCACGCCGCCAGTTTCACCAGCCCGCTTCTATATGCTGTGCCCACACAGCTGCTTGCGTACCATACGGCCGTGGTTATGGGCACCGACGTGGATCAGCCGCGGAACCTAGCGAAATCCGTTACAGTGGAATAGCGGGGAAAAGGCGGATACTCCAAGGCCCTAGATTTGCCTCCTTGACGCGCATGTTCTAGTTTCTCCGCAGTAATGCGGGGTAGTTAGGCGTTCAGGAAAACGACGGCTTTCGGGGGAAGGATCCGGTTTATGAGCATTCTGACGCGAAACGCGCCGGTTGTGACGGTTGCGGCGTTCGCGATGTTGTGCCTGGTTGTGCCAAGTCACGACGCATTCGCTGCTTCCAAGAAGTCGCCTCAGGCCGCCGATGCCGCGGCTGAGGCTAAGAAATCTTATGAAGGCGGCGTCAAAGCCTACCAGACCGGGCGCTTCCAGAACGCCGTCGATCAACTCAGCTCTGCGTTGCGCGGCGGTGGCTTGAGCAACGCTCAGATGGCGCGCGGCCTCTACTACCGTGGTCTCTCCTATAAGAGACTCGACAAGCCAGGCTTGGCGATATCGGATCTCACTAGCGCGCTGTGGCTCAAGAACGGCTTGAGCGACGATGAGCGCAAGATGGCTACCGCCGAGCGCGCCGAAGCCTACAAGTCCGCTGGACTGGGTGATGGCAATAGTGGCGCCGAGCACGTTGCTAGATCGGACCCGAAAACCGAAACTCCTGCTCCTGCAGCAGCACCCGTTGCCGCGGCCGCGCCAGCGGCGGCAAGTGCGCCTGCTGCGGCCTCGACGTCTGCCTCCACCGCCCCGCAGAGTTCCGGTGGCGGCGTACCTCAGCCTTTGTCGATGGGCGCGGAAACGGCCGCAGTCGCCCCGCCGCCCAACACCCAGCGTCAAGCGTCGCCGCCCGGAGTGGCAGCCTTCGAACAGTCTGCAGTCGGGACCGGGAGCACCTCGACTTCGGCCGGTGCTGCTGCGAGCTCGACAGGCATCGGCACCTTCTTTTCCAACCTGTTCTCGGGCGGCTCTAGCAGTATGCCGGCCACCCCGGCAGCCGAAGCTTCGGGCGTGACGACCGCTTCGACGTCTCAGGCCATGCCTCAGTCGTCGAGCTGGGCTAACGGCGCTCCCGTGGCCGCAGGGGCACCTCCGGCTACCCCTAAGGCGACCAAGACGGCGGCGGCTGAGCCGGTTCCTGCGCCCGTTCCGGCGGCAGCACCCGCATCGACCAAGAATGCCTCCAAGTCCAAAACATCGAGCGGAAAGTACAAGCTCCACATCGCAGCGTTGCGGTCTCGGGCGGCGGCGGAAGCTCTGGCCCAGAAGCTGATGCAGGAGCATGCTAATGACCTCCACGATCGTCAGGCGTCGGTGGACGAGGCGGTGATCGGCTCGATGGGGACCTTCTATCGCGTGCGGGTCGGTTCATATAAGACTGCCGAAGAGCCGAGAGGGCTTTGCAACACGCTGCGCAATAGTGGATATGATTGCCTCGTCGTAAGCAACTGAGGCGTACCGCATCAAGCGGTGCGCTCACCGGGACCGGATAATGAGCGCGCAGCCTCCGAAGTCACCAAAGTCCGCCGAGCGCGACCGGAGCGAGGCTCAGCTGACTGCGGGGCTCAAACGGCTCGCGCGCGACGACAGGTCTTCCGGCTGGCATCTTGGTGCGCGTCTTCGCAACGCATTTTTGACCGGGTTGCTGATCGTCGGCCCGGTGACGATCACGCTCTACATCATGTGGTGGTTGATCAACCTCGTGGATGCGTGGATCAAGCCGCTGCTGCCCACGCACTACAACCCGGACACCTACCTGCCGTTTCCGATGCCGGGCATTGGTCTTCTGGTCGCAATTCTTGGCCTGACGATCATCGGCGCACTGGCGGCAAATCTGTTAGGGCGCTCGCTGGTCTCTACCGGCGAACTGATGCTGGGCCAGATGCCGATCGTGCGGAATGTCTATTCCGCCATCAAGCAGATCTTCGAAAGCGTCATCACCAGTGCCGGACCCAACCAGAGCTTTCAGAAGGTCGGGCTTATTGAGTTTCCGTCCAAGGGCCTTTGGTCGTTGGTGTTCGTGACCGGCGAGACGACCGGCGAGATCGTCGACGCAAAGCCGGGTGGCGAAGGCGATCTTCTCACAGTCTTCATGCCGACCGGCATTGTGCCGCCGACCGGGTTTATTTGTTTTGTGCCCCGCCGCGACGTGCTGCTGTTGAGCATGTCCGCTGAGGAAGCAGCCAAGGTGATCCTGTCTGCGGGTATCGTGATGCCCGATCCCGCCGCAAAGCTGAAAGACCTTTCAGCCAAGGAAGTTTCGGGCCATCGCGCCGCGCGCATGTTCAATTGGACGGGATCGGAAAAGCCCAAGAAGGATTGAGTGCTGAGACGCGCTCAAATTGCGTGGCGCGCCTGCAGATTTGCGATTGCGCCCGCGAGTTCGTCATAGTGCGAGATGATGACGTCGGGCGAGAATCGCTGAACCGGCTCCACGCTGTATCCGAAATCAACGGCAACGACCGGCACGCGCGCCGCCTTTGCGGTCGCGATGTCGGTTTCGCTGTCACCGATCATGATGGCGCGGCGGGCATCGCCGTGCGCAAGATCGATGGTGCCGGTGAGATGGCGCGGATCAGGCTTGCATGCTTCCAGAGTATCGCGCCCGGTCAAGGCAGAGAAATGCCGCGTCATGTCGAGCGCGTCGAGGAGCAGGCGTGAGTGCGATTCAATTTTGTTCGTACATACCGCAAGCCGGGCGCCTTGCGCCGAGAACGCCT from Hyphomicrobiaceae bacterium encodes:
- the glmU gene encoding bifunctional UDP-N-acetylglucosamine diphosphorylase/glucosamine-1-phosphate N-acetyltransferase GlmU — translated: MTASPLLTIVLAAGKGTRMKSAMPKVLHKVAGRSMLGHVLAVAQSSRSDQIAVVIGPGMDAVEKAAKADAPQSQIYIQPVQQGTADAVLAAREALDAHGGDVIVLYADTPLIREQTIARLRERLDMGAAVAVLGFRSHNPAEYGRLITGTKDELIAIREYKDANATERAIDLCNSGVIAFRVPKLSSLLGRIGTANAKGEYYLTDAVELARADGLSAAVVECEEEEVLGVNARDHLAHAEAIWQRRRRNELMQEGVTMIAPDTVFLSHDTQIARDVIVEPNVFFGLGVSVAEGAEIKSNCYLEGASVGARARIGPFARLRPGAKLAEDVHVGNFVEIKNVAMGPGAKANHLAYLGDGSVGAKANVGAGTIFCNYDGFNKTRTEIGDGAFIGSNSSLVAPVKIGAGAYVGSGSVITKDVSAGSLALERGTQEERPGWAEKFRTMMGRRKAKS
- the glmS gene encoding glutamine--fructose-6-phosphate transaminase (isomerizing), which encodes MCGIVGILGKSAVATDLVDALRRLEYRGYDSAGIATVESGHLERRRAEGKLKNLEKRLLTEPLEGRTGIGHTRWATHGRPTERNAHPHMTPQVSVVHNGIIENFRELRADLEKKGHVFDTDTDTEAVVHLISHYMQEGLEPVEAVRFALGELQGAFALGIIFAGYDDLMIAARQGSPLAIGHGSGEMYLGSDAIALAPFTDAITYLDEGDWAVMHRSGVEIFDRSGNHVERPMVKSVASSLLVDKGNHRHFMAKEIHEQPEVISHTLANYIDMAAGEVRFPDLGIDLAKISRVTISACGTAYYAGLVGKYWIEQLARVPVEIDIASELRYREAPLPEDGLAVFVSQSGETADTLATLRYCKAGGQRIASIVNVRTSTIARESHAPLPTLAGPEIGVASTKAFTCQLSVLACLAIALGRARGSITSEKEQEIVQALMEVPRHISSIIRNEQQFVEIAQELSKARDVLYLGRGTSYAIALEGALKLKEISYIHAEGYAAGELKHGPIALIDENVPVIVVAPDDALFEKTVSNMQEVAARGGRIILISDASEEKVSCKLAAHIQMPHAASFTSPLLYAVPTQLLAYHTAVVMGTDVDQPRNLAKSVTVE
- a CDS encoding DUF502 domain-containing protein, whose product is MSAQPPKSPKSAERDRSEAQLTAGLKRLARDDRSSGWHLGARLRNAFLTGLLIVGPVTITLYIMWWLINLVDAWIKPLLPTHYNPDTYLPFPMPGIGLLVAILGLTIIGALAANLLGRSLVSTGELMLGQMPIVRNVYSAIKQIFESVITSAGPNQSFQKVGLIEFPSKGLWSLVFVTGETTGEIVDAKPGGEGDLLTVFMPTGIVPPTGFICFVPRRDVLLLSMSAEEAAKVILSAGIVMPDPAAKLKDLSAKEVSGHRAARMFNWTGSEKPKKD
- a CDS encoding HAD family hydrolase; its protein translation is MQGWTLVFDLDGTLVDTAPDLAAATNHILERFDLPAVDEKEILYFVGHGALAMIRGALAAHGRSVPDDELRDLFEVFLKYYAANIAVKSRPYPGIITALEAFSAQGARLAVCTNKIESHSRLLLDALDMTRHFSALTGRDTLEACKPDPRHLTGTIDLAHGDARRAIMIGDSETDIATAKAARVPVVAVDFGYSVEPVQRFSPDVIISHYDELAGAIANLQARHAI
- a CDS encoding SPOR domain-containing protein, giving the protein MSILTRNAPVVTVAAFAMLCLVVPSHDAFAASKKSPQAADAAAEAKKSYEGGVKAYQTGRFQNAVDQLSSALRGGGLSNAQMARGLYYRGLSYKRLDKPGLAISDLTSALWLKNGLSDDERKMATAERAEAYKSAGLGDGNSGAEHVARSDPKTETPAPAAAPVAAAAPAAASAPAAASTSASTAPQSSGGGVPQPLSMGAETAAVAPPPNTQRQASPPGVAAFEQSAVGTGSTSTSAGAAASSTGIGTFFSNLFSGGSSSMPATPAAEASGVTTASTSQAMPQSSSWANGAPVAAGAPPATPKATKTAAAEPVPAPVPAAAPASTKNASKSKTSSGKYKLHIAALRSRAAAEALAQKLMQEHANDLHDRQASVDEAVIGSMGTFYRVRVGSYKTAEEPRGLCNTLRNSGYDCLVVSN